One genomic window of Vicinamibacterales bacterium includes the following:
- a CDS encoding DUF2357 domain-containing protein, with amino-acid sequence MTQAAGDGVSWHAEGEPADAARRLAAAPATNVGFSEARRYFFSKPDRKCQFRIDDEPLADAASGAAWTWRPGFYAGEVTGELLKDGVIVDRFVLDVSPDARKLGGEAFRQMVQELWAEDPSLVVGEEPATHMAGHLGRFQDPLVAFARLRRHLPEFIKALVAIRANPRRSLRSVRESVSLNTARRVDRYTALSASRSSALGLFSTELLEPTAFNPTTRLDVPVVVETLDSAANRTLKALVLAVSQRVKFVAEQLEQRAAQESASETRTSFSSRWPVRREVLSDAADRLQWVLRQTPFPEVIRAEVSAAGLNVVSADPLYARAWGRGWRGLREGIESDVADERLWISPSWEIYERWCFMRLGRLLEAELPSWRWRRRNGSRRWVGGFAGRKAELWLQPKFRARGASVPGPWSVSRLRIPDITVQVDSGDGTRRFVVLDAKYRTHREAVLDAMASAHIYQDSLRIGAVRPNASLLLVPAGKGAPWLEEPAFQSEHRVGVHVLAPGQTASLPSAVLELFHQ; translated from the coding sequence GTGACCCAAGCCGCCGGTGATGGCGTCTCGTGGCATGCGGAAGGAGAGCCCGCAGACGCAGCGAGGCGACTTGCGGCCGCGCCCGCCACGAACGTCGGCTTCAGTGAAGCTCGGCGCTACTTCTTCAGCAAGCCGGACCGGAAATGCCAGTTTCGCATCGACGATGAGCCGCTTGCGGACGCGGCGTCGGGAGCCGCGTGGACATGGCGCCCAGGCTTCTACGCCGGCGAGGTGACCGGCGAGCTGCTAAAAGACGGTGTCATCGTCGACCGGTTCGTTCTCGACGTCTCTCCGGACGCGAGGAAGTTGGGCGGCGAGGCATTCAGGCAGATGGTCCAGGAGTTGTGGGCCGAAGATCCGTCGCTGGTCGTGGGCGAAGAGCCTGCCACGCATATGGCAGGGCATCTCGGACGTTTCCAGGACCCGCTTGTCGCATTCGCCCGGCTGCGGCGACACCTGCCGGAGTTCATCAAGGCACTGGTGGCCATCCGAGCCAATCCGCGAAGGTCGCTGCGGTCCGTGCGGGAATCCGTCTCGCTCAACACGGCACGGCGGGTCGATCGATACACCGCACTGTCTGCAAGCCGGAGCAGCGCCCTGGGACTGTTCTCGACGGAGCTTCTCGAACCGACCGCCTTCAATCCCACGACCCGCCTGGACGTGCCCGTTGTCGTGGAGACGCTTGACTCTGCTGCCAATCGCACGCTGAAGGCGCTTGTGCTTGCCGTGTCGCAGCGTGTGAAGTTCGTGGCCGAACAGCTCGAGCAGCGGGCGGCGCAGGAGTCGGCAAGCGAGACTCGCACCTCGTTTTCATCGAGGTGGCCTGTCCGGCGCGAAGTCCTGAGCGATGCTGCAGACCGGCTCCAGTGGGTCCTGCGCCAGACGCCGTTCCCAGAGGTGATACGCGCCGAAGTGTCCGCGGCCGGCCTGAACGTCGTGTCGGCCGACCCGCTTTACGCACGCGCCTGGGGGCGCGGTTGGCGCGGGTTGCGGGAGGGCATCGAGTCCGATGTGGCGGATGAGCGTCTCTGGATTAGCCCATCGTGGGAAATCTACGAGCGTTGGTGCTTCATGAGGCTTGGGCGGCTGCTGGAGGCCGAACTGCCGTCGTGGAGATGGAGGCGGAGGAACGGGTCGCGACGATGGGTGGGCGGGTTCGCCGGTCGAAAGGCTGAGCTATGGCTCCAGCCGAAATTCCGAGCCCGTGGCGCGAGCGTGCCTGGGCCGTGGTCCGTGTCGAGGCTCCGGATCCCCGACATCACAGTGCAGGTCGACTCTGGCGATGGAACCAGGCGCTTTGTCGTTCTGGACGCGAAGTACCGCACGCACCGGGAGGCAGTGCTGGACGCAATGGCGTCCGCGCACATCTATCAGGACTCGCTGAGGATCGGTGCCGTTCGCCCCAATGCGTCGCTGTTGCTGGTGCCCGCCGGCAAGGGCGCCCCATGGCTGGAAGAGCCCGCGTTTCAGTCGGAGCACAGAGTCGGCGTCCACGTGCTGGCTCCCGGACAGACTGCCTCGTTGCCCTCCGCAGTTCTGGAGCTGTTTCATCAGTAG